The Raoultibacter phocaeensis genome includes a window with the following:
- a CDS encoding DUF4179 domain-containing protein has product MQYECCTRRPRSFRVAVAAIVCLIIAVAASSGIVPAYASTPSLGWLDSHYVDTGDASSSENDSDNGQETGDGSAECEGSQTETPSGNSSPATVYDEGGSSAAERPGGESSTTARTDPSSDSADSPDPANSADTAKPSNRLGPLILITDAEAVAAAQQQAARDTASETWRAKKDAAALEREPAWDQVFTNALVASSVIGALAFAIAGSLLVRSSRANHPSGNRRRAKAQSPTKRR; this is encoded by the coding sequence ATGCAATACGAATGTTGCACTCGCCGCCCCCGTTCATTCAGGGTGGCGGTCGCTGCAATCGTATGCTTGATCATCGCGGTTGCAGCATCGAGCGGAATCGTTCCAGCGTATGCCTCAACTCCCTCTTTAGGTTGGCTCGATTCGCATTACGTCGACACGGGCGACGCTTCTTCCTCGGAAAACGACTCCGATAACGGTCAAGAAACCGGCGACGGCTCTGCCGAATGCGAGGGTTCGCAAACCGAAACGCCATCCGGTAACTCCAGTCCGGCAACCGTGTACGACGAAGGCGGTTCGTCCGCTGCCGAACGTCCCGGGGGAGAATCGAGCACAACCGCGCGAACCGATCCGAGTTCCGACAGTGCTGACTCGCCCGATCCCGCAAACAGCGCAGATACCGCAAAGCCCTCAAACCGCTTGGGTCCGTTGATCCTCATCACCGATGCCGAAGCCGTTGCCGCAGCGCAGCAGCAAGCAGCGCGCGATACCGCGAGCGAAACGTGGCGTGCGAAGAAGGATGCCGCAGCACTCGAGCGCGAACCAGCCTGGGACCAGGTGTTTACAAATGCGCTTGTTGCGAGCTCGGTTATTGGGGCGCTGGCGTTTGCGATCGCTGGCAGCCTGCTCGTGCGCTCGTCTCGCGCGAACCACCCATCAGGAAACCGACGACGTGCGAAAGCGCAGAGCCCGACCAAACGTCGTTAA
- a CDS encoding IS1595 family transposase, giving the protein MLEILHQLLPQLTRAEKIEMLAHLKEAIAEELIVSSEGNGPSVCPHCGCARFTKKGHGRSREQRWLCGGCARTFSGATKGLLANSKLSGGAWMSFAACMVDALSLRESAKRCNTCLSTAWFMRHRLCEVMAKRLMPFRVGKGSACQIDETIVNENLSGNWTRSGSVSLPRKPHKRGNAIHVSGSSRERISILTGISDRGDCFCEVCCRGKSSIEDIEALLKGKVEKGAIVSSDWDAAYPKALASIGAGHRRYCTSSGKGYKINMVNALHSRLRDFLFPFKGVSTRRLKHYLDWFCYVEQFRKSDADRREVLYSNAISGTYETTRRNYPSTPFPFGEYWNMSTVV; this is encoded by the coding sequence ATGCTTGAGATTCTACACCAACTTTTGCCCCAGCTAACCCGCGCTGAGAAAATCGAGATGCTCGCCCACCTAAAAGAAGCCATTGCCGAAGAGCTGATCGTTAGCTCTGAAGGCAACGGACCTTCCGTTTGTCCGCACTGCGGCTGTGCGCGCTTCACCAAGAAGGGCCATGGCCGCTCAAGAGAACAACGATGGCTTTGCGGCGGCTGTGCGCGGACCTTTTCCGGTGCGACCAAAGGACTGCTGGCAAACTCGAAGCTCAGCGGAGGGGCGTGGATGAGCTTTGCCGCATGCATGGTGGATGCATTGAGTCTTCGGGAGTCTGCCAAGCGTTGCAATACCTGCCTTTCCACCGCCTGGTTCATGCGCCACCGCCTTTGTGAGGTGATGGCGAAAAGACTCATGCCTTTTCGTGTCGGGAAAGGGTCAGCCTGCCAGATCGATGAAACCATAGTCAATGAGAATCTCTCGGGGAACTGGACCAGATCAGGGTCTGTTTCGCTACCGAGAAAACCCCATAAGCGGGGGAACGCCATACATGTTTCGGGGTCGTCCAGGGAAAGGATCAGCATCTTAACCGGCATCAGTGACCGGGGAGACTGCTTCTGCGAGGTGTGCTGTCGGGGCAAATCGAGCATCGAAGATATCGAGGCGCTCCTAAAGGGCAAGGTCGAAAAAGGGGCCATCGTATCAAGTGACTGGGATGCAGCTTACCCCAAAGCCTTGGCATCGATCGGTGCGGGGCATAGGCGTTATTGCACATCATCGGGTAAGGGGTATAAGATCAACATGGTCAATGCTCTCCATTCACGCTTGAGGGATTTCCTATTCCCGTTCAAAGGTGTTTCCACAAGGCGCCTTAAACATTACCTTGACTGGTTTTGCTACGTTGAGCAATTCAGGAAAAGCGATGCTGACCGTCGTGAGGTGCTGTACTCAAATGCCATAAGCGGAACATACGAGACGACCAGAAGGAACTATCCTTCAACTCCGTTTCCCTTCGGAGAGTACTGGAATATGTCAACAGTGGTCTAA
- a CDS encoding coproporphyrinogen III oxidase family protein produces MLSERMLSTVVQQCTKSYLKLEPTDDAFVPAPKPGQAYMLYMHVPFCERLCPYCSFNRFPFSEDRAVPYFENLRKEMLTLKDLGYDFESLYVGGGTPTIMIDELCDTIDLAKETFSIQEVSSETNPNHLIPAYLDKLQGRVQRLSVGVQSFDDGLLKQMDRYDKYGCGEEILERIGEASPYFTSLNVDMIFNFPAQTEDILISDVERVVESGTSQTTFYPLMASPSVARSLAKTVGKVDYQREQRFYGIIDELLAGGAKPLFRHGSAWTFNKIGTEAASDDAMIDEYVVDYEEYPAIGSGGITYLGDTLYVNTFSVREYNQAIESGKMSLMGKTTFSKHDRMRYRFMMQLFGLRLDKQQFKRDFGCTVERGLPVEMAFMKTAGAFATDNENELTLTPRGRYLMVVMMRQFFIGVNNLRDQARAALTGEERELIFG; encoded by the coding sequence ATGCTATCTGAACGAATGCTATCCACCGTTGTGCAGCAGTGCACGAAGAGCTACTTGAAACTCGAGCCGACCGACGACGCGTTCGTTCCTGCGCCCAAGCCCGGGCAAGCGTACATGCTCTATATGCACGTGCCGTTCTGCGAGCGGCTGTGCCCGTACTGCTCGTTCAACCGTTTCCCCTTCAGCGAAGATCGTGCGGTTCCGTATTTCGAGAACCTGCGCAAAGAAATGCTTACGCTCAAAGATCTCGGCTACGATTTCGAGAGCCTGTACGTGGGTGGCGGCACGCCCACCATCATGATAGACGAGCTGTGCGACACGATCGATCTGGCGAAGGAAACGTTCTCCATTCAGGAAGTCTCGAGTGAGACGAACCCGAATCACCTGATCCCTGCCTACCTCGACAAGCTGCAGGGTCGTGTGCAGCGGCTTTCGGTGGGCGTGCAGAGTTTCGATGACGGCCTCTTGAAGCAGATGGACCGTTACGACAAATATGGATGCGGCGAAGAAATTCTCGAGCGCATTGGCGAGGCGAGCCCGTACTTCACCTCGCTCAACGTGGACATGATCTTCAACTTCCCCGCGCAGACCGAAGATATTCTCATCAGCGATGTGGAACGCGTGGTCGAAAGCGGCACGAGCCAGACCACGTTTTACCCGCTCATGGCTTCGCCCTCGGTGGCCCGTTCGCTCGCCAAGACGGTGGGCAAGGTGGATTATCAGCGCGAACAGCGCTTCTACGGCATCATCGACGAGCTTTTGGCAGGCGGTGCCAAGCCTCTGTTCAGGCACGGCAGCGCGTGGACGTTCAACAAGATCGGCACCGAGGCGGCGTCCGATGACGCTATGATCGACGAGTACGTGGTCGATTACGAAGAATACCCCGCCATCGGATCGGGCGGCATCACGTATCTGGGCGACACCCTCTACGTGAACACATTTTCGGTGCGCGAGTACAACCAGGCCATCGAGTCGGGCAAGATGTCGCTCATGGGCAAGACCACGTTTTCGAAGCACGACCGCATGCGCTACCGCTTTATGATGCAGCTCTTCGGCCTGCGGCTCGACAAGCAGCAGTTCAAGCGTGATTTCGGCTGCACCGTCGAGCGCGGTCTTCCCGTGGAGATGGCGTTCATGAAGACGGCGGGTGCGTTTGCAACCGACAACGAGAACGAGCTCACGCTCACGCCGCGCGGTCGCTACCTCATGGTGGTCATGATGCGCCAGTTCTTCATCGGCGTGAACAACCTGCGCGATCAAGCCCGCGCAGCCCTCACTGGCGAAGAGCGCGAACTGATTTTCGGATAG
- the purD gene encoding phosphoribosylamine--glycine ligase produces MNILVLGSGGREHAIAWALAKSPNCDELFVAPGNGGTAQIAENINTLDVNSGSAVLGFSRDHDIDMVVIGPEAPLVAGVADVLREAGIAVFGPDAQGARLEGSKTYSKQFMEENNIPTARYASFTELEPALAYIRELGAPIVVKADGLAAGKGVFVAETEEVAEDAVRSCFDGAFGDAGSTVLIEECLEGPECSLLAFVTGGQAFCMTTAQDHKRAFDGDRGPNTGGMGVYSPVPIVTEDELAEMQRIMQVSAAATAKAPFEHDYRGVLYGGVMLTPEGPKALEFNARFGDPETQVVLPRLESDLVEIMYAVAQGRPQDIELRWSDTWAVCVVLASEGYPGSYEKGKVILGIDEAEDLKGVTVFHAGTTFNNDEELITAGGRVLNVVALGESFDEARERAYEAVDLINFEGKQHRTDIGKRAASGR; encoded by the coding sequence GTGAACATCTTGGTTTTGGGAAGCGGCGGGCGCGAACATGCGATTGCCTGGGCGCTTGCGAAATCACCCAACTGCGACGAGCTGTTCGTTGCGCCCGGTAACGGGGGTACGGCTCAAATCGCCGAGAACATAAACACGCTCGACGTCAATTCGGGATCCGCCGTGCTCGGGTTCTCGCGCGATCACGATATCGATATGGTGGTGATCGGCCCCGAAGCGCCGCTTGTCGCCGGCGTTGCCGACGTGCTGCGCGAAGCGGGCATTGCCGTGTTCGGCCCCGATGCGCAGGGCGCGCGCCTCGAGGGGAGCAAAACCTACAGCAAGCAGTTCATGGAGGAAAACAACATTCCGACGGCGCGCTACGCGAGCTTCACCGAGCTCGAGCCGGCGCTTGCTTACATCCGCGAGCTCGGCGCTCCCATCGTGGTGAAGGCCGACGGCCTTGCTGCGGGCAAGGGCGTGTTCGTGGCCGAAACCGAAGAAGTTGCCGAGGATGCGGTGCGCAGCTGCTTCGACGGCGCGTTCGGCGATGCGGGATCGACCGTGCTCATCGAGGAGTGCTTGGAAGGCCCCGAGTGCTCGCTGCTCGCGTTCGTCACCGGCGGCCAGGCGTTTTGCATGACGACGGCGCAGGACCACAAGCGCGCGTTCGACGGCGACCGCGGCCCGAACACGGGCGGCATGGGCGTGTACTCGCCGGTGCCGATCGTGACCGAAGACGAGCTGGCCGAGATGCAGCGCATCATGCAGGTGTCCGCCGCGGCTACGGCGAAAGCACCGTTTGAGCACGATTACAGAGGCGTTCTCTACGGCGGGGTCATGCTCACGCCCGAGGGCCCGAAGGCCCTCGAATTCAACGCACGCTTCGGCGATCCGGAAACGCAGGTGGTGCTTCCGCGCCTCGAAAGCGACCTGGTCGAGATCATGTACGCGGTAGCGCAGGGCCGACCTCAGGATATCGAGCTTCGCTGGTCGGACACCTGGGCGGTCTGCGTGGTGCTGGCGAGCGAGGGCTATCCCGGATCGTACGAGAAGGGCAAGGTCATCCTCGGCATCGACGAGGCGGAAGATCTCAAGGGCGTGACGGTGTTCCATGCGGGCACCACGTTCAACAACGATGAAGAACTCATCACAGCGGGAGGCCGCGTGCTCAACGTGGTTGCGCTCGGCGAAAGCTTCGACGAGGCGCGCGAACGCGCTTACGAAGCCGTCGACCTCATCAACTTCGAGGGCAAGCAGCACCGCACCGACATCGGCAAGCGCGCCGCGTCCGGGCGCTAG
- a CDS encoding adenylosuccinate synthase, with protein sequence MPSTVLVGAQWGDEGKGKITDMISSDYDYVVRYQGGNNAGHTVIHGDRKLALHLIPSGIMYENAVPVIGNGVVIDPGVLVEEMAMLEKEGISCERLLISCDAHVIMPYHKDFDGADEKRLGENKIGTTKRGIGPCYQDKAARKGIRIQDLLDEKIFRLKVETALAQKNPILEKIYGMPTYTVEQICEEYLPFARILKPHMTESAQLLNDALREGKNILFEGAQGTLLDIDHGTYPYVTSSSCCAGGAATGSGVGPTAIDKVLGIQKAYVTRVGGGPFPTEQRYAEDGGTPEEAEVGETLCQVGGEFGVTTGRKRRCGWFDAVIGRYAAEVNGLTDVALTKLDVLSAFDTIKVCVAYECEGKTYDYFPMQQSVLFHAKPLYKELPGWKGEDITACTRFEDLPENAQRYVEYLEEITGVRISIIAVGPDRDQTIMRGWESV encoded by the coding sequence ATGCCCAGTACGGTTCTCGTCGGCGCCCAGTGGGGCGACGAAGGAAAAGGCAAGATCACCGACATGATCTCGAGCGATTACGATTATGTCGTCCGTTACCAAGGGGGGAACAACGCGGGCCATACCGTCATCCACGGCGATCGCAAGCTGGCGCTGCACCTCATTCCGTCGGGCATCATGTACGAGAACGCGGTGCCGGTCATCGGCAACGGCGTCGTCATCGATCCTGGCGTGCTCGTGGAAGAAATGGCGATGCTCGAGAAGGAGGGCATCTCGTGCGAACGCTTGCTCATCTCGTGCGACGCCCACGTTATCATGCCCTACCATAAAGATTTCGACGGGGCCGACGAGAAGCGTCTCGGCGAGAACAAGATCGGAACCACCAAGCGCGGCATCGGCCCGTGCTATCAGGATAAAGCGGCTCGCAAGGGCATTCGCATCCAGGACCTGCTCGACGAGAAGATCTTCCGCCTCAAAGTGGAAACCGCGCTTGCGCAGAAGAATCCCATCCTCGAGAAGATCTACGGCATGCCCACCTACACGGTCGAGCAGATCTGCGAAGAGTACCTGCCCTTCGCCCGCATTCTGAAGCCGCACATGACCGAATCGGCTCAGCTTTTGAACGATGCGCTCCGCGAGGGTAAGAACATCCTATTCGAGGGTGCGCAGGGAACGCTTCTGGACATCGACCACGGAACGTATCCCTACGTCACCTCGTCGTCGTGCTGCGCAGGCGGTGCGGCAACGGGCTCGGGCGTGGGCCCCACGGCCATCGACAAGGTGCTCGGCATCCAGAAGGCGTACGTCACCCGCGTGGGCGGCGGCCCTTTCCCGACCGAACAGCGCTATGCCGAAGACGGCGGGACGCCCGAAGAAGCTGAAGTGGGCGAGACGCTGTGCCAGGTGGGAGGCGAGTTCGGCGTGACCACGGGGCGCAAGCGCCGTTGCGGATGGTTCGATGCGGTCATCGGCCGCTATGCCGCCGAGGTGAACGGCTTGACCGACGTGGCGCTCACTAAGCTCGACGTGCTTTCGGCGTTCGACACCATCAAGGTGTGCGTGGCTTACGAGTGCGAGGGCAAAACCTACGATTACTTCCCCATGCAACAGAGCGTGCTCTTCCACGCGAAACCCCTCTACAAGGAGCTTCCCGGTTGGAAGGGCGAGGACATCACCGCGTGCACGAGGTTCGAGGATCTGCCCGAAAACGCGCAGCGCTACGTCGAGTACCTCGAAGAGATTACCGGCGTGCGCATTTCGATCATCGCGGTCGGCCCCGATCGCGATCAGACCATCATGCGCGGATGGGAAAGCGTGTAG
- a CDS encoding ATP-binding protein, whose protein sequence is MGERIGSWYLSRMKIMSFGTFSNRVIGPFKPHLNVVHGKNEAGKTTLNAFATGVLFGWEDARGTKNTYKPSNAERAGSLFFTDEETDEEIELSRVKNVDGLQGPSELLDDIDKETFLTMFALTSDELRSLRNTTDVTAKLLTAGSGTEASPAQALDEIQGRIGEYTSRAAGAEHSITQLTARQDELRAEIAQAGEEVERFKHQDKEFHDIAPQREALNASLQKLNAEIEKLSAGKAALERLDDELSRTLDRRDVLLEEEQALVSEHRLHEQEVDPALASIAPTEEHSLRDRIDTLSEEQSKRQHSVDLAKDNYTDSKSNYEALLEAPDLKELEERARRQRHVQIALSVALPVLFVCAGVPVFMHGREITSLSFTALGIILVVFALFLAGAALVMLFRPTKTEEALNQRKQDAQWVMLQDKKKLEACEEGLRAQKMQTSAFLDRSGLGAAQGSLRRARTLLDEAKDARAASSLFVQKQQALVAQLSSVEERLADIHGQKEALQSRLGLSPDATMSDIETLIEQKAHQRSGLIETSENVNRRFGELKQELAHAKRIKRFDALKLEYQQVTTRLADSEKDLARLLLARHMLEAAITAWESKSQPEVYRQASRLLETMTAGAWVQVRMSEEGRLQVVDQVKTVREPVHLSLGTCQQLYLSLRIALLMTAENVGRAIPIMADDILVNFDEDRRRGAASALKELAARRQVILFTCHEEIVRLMQDADSELNLVEL, encoded by the coding sequence ATGGGGGAGCGAATCGGCAGCTGGTATCTCAGCCGCATGAAAATCATGAGCTTCGGCACGTTCTCCAACCGCGTGATCGGCCCGTTCAAGCCGCACCTCAACGTGGTGCACGGCAAGAACGAAGCGGGAAAGACCACGTTGAACGCGTTTGCCACCGGCGTGCTGTTCGGGTGGGAAGATGCGCGCGGCACCAAGAACACCTACAAGCCCAGCAACGCCGAGCGCGCGGGGTCGCTGTTCTTCACCGACGAGGAAACCGATGAGGAAATCGAGCTTTCGCGTGTGAAAAACGTTGACGGGCTGCAGGGTCCTTCCGAGCTGCTCGACGACATCGACAAGGAAACCTTCCTGACCATGTTCGCGCTCACGAGCGACGAGCTGCGCAGCCTGCGCAACACGACCGACGTCACGGCCAAGCTTTTGACCGCCGGATCGGGTACCGAGGCATCGCCAGCACAGGCACTCGACGAGATACAGGGTCGCATCGGCGAGTACACCTCGCGTGCGGCGGGCGCCGAGCACTCCATCACGCAGCTGACCGCCCGCCAAGACGAGCTTCGCGCCGAGATCGCGCAGGCGGGCGAAGAGGTGGAGCGCTTCAAGCACCAGGATAAGGAATTCCACGACATCGCACCTCAGCGTGAAGCGCTCAACGCTTCGCTTCAAAAGCTCAATGCGGAGATCGAGAAGCTTTCCGCAGGCAAAGCCGCCCTCGAGCGGCTTGACGACGAGTTGTCCCGCACCCTCGACAGACGCGACGTCCTGCTCGAAGAAGAGCAGGCGCTCGTTTCCGAACATCGGCTTCACGAGCAGGAGGTCGATCCCGCCCTCGCGTCGATCGCGCCGACCGAAGAGCACTCGCTGCGCGATCGCATCGATACGCTTTCCGAAGAGCAGAGCAAGCGCCAGCACAGCGTCGACCTCGCGAAAGACAACTACACCGATTCGAAGTCGAATTACGAAGCGCTGCTCGAAGCCCCCGATTTGAAGGAGCTCGAAGAGCGTGCGCGGCGGCAGCGCCACGTGCAGATTGCGCTCTCGGTGGCGCTTCCCGTCCTGTTCGTTTGCGCGGGCGTGCCCGTGTTTATGCACGGCCGCGAAATCACGAGCCTCTCGTTCACGGCGCTCGGCATCATCCTCGTGGTATTCGCCCTGTTCCTTGCGGGTGCCGCACTCGTGATGCTGTTTCGGCCGACCAAAACCGAAGAGGCGCTCAATCAGCGAAAACAGGATGCCCAATGGGTCATGCTGCAGGATAAGAAGAAGCTCGAGGCCTGCGAGGAGGGCCTTCGCGCGCAGAAGATGCAGACTTCCGCGTTTCTCGATCGATCGGGCCTCGGTGCTGCACAAGGTTCGCTTCGGCGCGCCCGCACGCTGCTCGACGAGGCGAAAGACGCTCGTGCGGCATCGAGCTTGTTCGTGCAAAAACAGCAGGCGCTCGTGGCGCAGCTTTCCTCGGTCGAAGAGCGCCTTGCCGATATCCACGGGCAGAAAGAAGCGCTGCAGAGTCGGTTGGGGCTTTCGCCCGATGCGACGATGTCCGATATCGAAACGCTCATCGAGCAGAAGGCGCACCAGCGCTCGGGCCTCATCGAAACGAGTGAGAACGTGAACCGCCGCTTCGGCGAGCTCAAGCAGGAACTCGCGCACGCGAAGCGGATCAAGCGCTTCGACGCGCTCAAGCTCGAATACCAGCAGGTGACTACGCGTCTTGCCGATAGCGAGAAGGATCTCGCGCGACTTCTACTTGCGCGGCACATGCTCGAAGCGGCCATCACCGCCTGGGAGAGCAAGAGCCAGCCCGAGGTGTACCGCCAGGCGAGCCGTCTGCTCGAAACGATGACGGCGGGCGCATGGGTGCAGGTGCGCATGAGCGAGGAAGGCAGGCTGCAAGTGGTCGACCAGGTGAAAACCGTGCGCGAACCGGTACATCTGTCGCTCGGCACCTGCCAGCAGCTTTACCTGAGCCTGCGCATTGCGCTCTTGATGACAGCCGAGAACGTGGGCCGGGCCATACCCATCATGGCCGACGACATTCTCGTGAACTTCGACGAGGATCGCCGCCGCGGGGCTGCGAGCGCGCTCAAAGAGCTGGCAGCGCGCAGGCAGGTCATCCTCTTCACGTGCCACGAGGAAATTGTAAGGCTCATGCAGGATGCCGATTCAGAGCTGAACTTGGTGGAACTGTAA
- a CDS encoding metallophosphoesterase family protein, which yields MPKQVTFIHAADLHLGAPFRGLRALSDTWADRLLKAIPESYDRVIEAALEHAVDFVVMPGDIFDSARASYGDYLHFFEGLRKLDEANIPAYLCTGNHDPYTSWKHDFFAFPENTVMFAADKPSFEVYERDGEPLVLLGGRGYYNQTWPFDRDIAEGVTRAAAEAATGVSSAPFAVGVLHTGLNLDNTKAPTDPVKLMRSGMDYWALGHIHKRYAVPEDNPTLVFSGCIQGRDINETGERGVCKVTLTEGAPNRIEFVPTASVVWQKMRVDVSDCTSIAEVSEKIMRELFRENGHSRCEEMCVRIELTGKTTLHRFLESPALLADLRKSINDAYAFFFCDALIDRTELPIDKKALASEGLFPAVLLQVAQAQKANAEETFGYVQDEFMKKNLTVSRDVERSLEALSDEAENLVLDLLGQSEAR from the coding sequence ATGCCGAAACAGGTCACATTCATCCATGCTGCGGATCTTCACTTGGGAGCTCCGTTCAGGGGGCTGCGCGCGCTTTCCGATACGTGGGCCGACCGCTTGCTGAAAGCCATCCCCGAAAGCTACGACCGCGTGATCGAAGCAGCGCTCGAACATGCGGTGGATTTCGTGGTCATGCCGGGCGATATCTTCGATTCGGCGCGCGCGTCCTACGGCGATTACCTCCACTTTTTCGAAGGCCTACGCAAGCTCGATGAGGCGAACATTCCCGCCTACCTCTGCACGGGCAACCACGATCCGTACACCTCGTGGAAGCACGACTTCTTCGCGTTTCCCGAAAACACCGTCATGTTTGCGGCCGACAAGCCGAGTTTCGAGGTATACGAACGCGACGGCGAGCCGCTCGTGCTGCTCGGCGGGCGCGGCTACTACAACCAAACCTGGCCGTTCGACCGCGACATAGCCGAAGGCGTCACCCGCGCGGCGGCCGAAGCGGCTACGGGCGTTTCAAGCGCACCGTTCGCCGTGGGCGTGCTGCATACCGGGCTCAACCTTGACAACACGAAAGCGCCCACCGATCCGGTGAAGCTTATGCGCTCCGGCATGGATTACTGGGCACTCGGTCACATCCACAAGCGCTACGCCGTTCCCGAAGACAATCCCACGCTCGTGTTCTCCGGTTGTATCCAGGGCCGCGACATCAACGAGACGGGCGAGCGCGGCGTGTGCAAGGTTACGCTCACCGAAGGTGCGCCGAACAGGATCGAGTTCGTTCCCACGGCCAGCGTCGTCTGGCAGAAGATGCGGGTCGATGTGTCCGATTGCACGAGCATCGCCGAAGTGAGCGAAAAGATTATGCGCGAGCTGTTCCGCGAAAACGGCCACTCGCGCTGCGAAGAGATGTGCGTGCGCATCGAGCTTACCGGCAAAACGACGCTGCACCGGTTCCTCGAATCGCCTGCGCTTCTAGCCGATTTACGCAAAAGCATCAACGACGCCTACGCGTTCTTTTTCTGCGACGCGCTGATCGACCGCACCGAGCTGCCGATCGACAAAAAGGCGCTTGCGAGCGAAGGGCTGTTTCCCGCAGTGCTTCTGCAAGTGGCCCAGGCACAGAAGGCGAACGCCGAAGAAACGTTCGGGTACGTGCAAGACGAGTTCATGAAGAAAAACCTTACGGTATCGCGCGACGTCGAACGCTCGCTCGAGGCGCTTTCCGACGAGGCGGAGAACCTCGTGCTCGATCTGCTTGGGCAGAGCGAGGCGCGCTGA
- the dnaB gene encoding replicative DNA helicase, with translation MPANQQGSYHNPDFAPEETSVAEKRKSLPQNIEAEKSVLAACMLNQEAVEEVATKLVPDNFFRPAHQRIFQSILDLYVRHIPIDQISLADNLNATGQLEAIGGKPYLVELGDNTFALTNWQNHAEIVKRTAILRELIYASTEINALAYDAPDDLDVVVEEAEKTLFNVTEKRVSSAFQKMDTLLNDAFEEISELASRQSHMAGVPSGFKDVDDLFHGFRGGDLVILAARPGVGKTSFALNLAVNSAKEGTTVAFLSLEMSASQLVQRILCSEARVSLSRVRSGQLQESDWTAIADACGTLANLDLYIDDTPALSILELRAKARRELRDKKQGMIIVDYLQLMQPPQTRRDGNRAVEVGEISRGLKVLAKEMDMPVVALSQLSRAVEMRGKKRPMLSDLRESGSIEQDADIVAFIDRSMDEIEAESDDRPDLGTAELIVAKHRNGPTRDIPLAFNPEFTKFMNFVDDSRAAGYA, from the coding sequence ATGCCCGCTAACCAACAAGGTTCGTACCACAATCCTGATTTTGCACCCGAAGAGACGAGCGTTGCCGAAAAGCGCAAGTCGCTGCCGCAGAACATCGAAGCCGAGAAGTCGGTTCTGGCTGCGTGCATGCTGAACCAGGAAGCGGTCGAAGAGGTGGCGACCAAGCTCGTTCCCGATAATTTCTTCCGCCCGGCGCATCAGCGCATCTTCCAATCGATCCTCGATCTGTACGTTCGCCACATCCCCATCGATCAGATTTCTCTGGCTGACAACCTCAATGCCACCGGACAGCTCGAAGCAATCGGCGGCAAACCGTACCTCGTCGAGCTCGGCGACAACACGTTTGCGCTCACCAACTGGCAGAACCATGCCGAAATCGTCAAGCGTACGGCCATTCTGCGCGAGCTCATCTACGCGTCGACCGAAATCAATGCGCTCGCCTACGATGCTCCCGACGACCTCGACGTCGTGGTGGAAGAGGCCGAGAAGACGCTGTTCAACGTAACCGAAAAGCGCGTTTCTTCAGCATTCCAGAAAATGGACACGCTGCTCAATGATGCGTTCGAAGAGATTTCCGAGCTTGCAAGCCGCCAATCGCACATGGCGGGTGTGCCGTCGGGCTTCAAGGACGTCGACGACCTGTTCCACGGTTTCCGCGGAGGCGATCTCGTTATCCTCGCCGCCCGTCCTGGTGTCGGCAAGACGTCATTCGCGCTCAACCTCGCCGTCAACTCGGCAAAAGAGGGCACGACGGTAGCCTTCCTTTCGCTCGAAATGAGCGCTTCCCAGCTCGTGCAGAGGATTCTGTGCTCCGAAGCGCGCGTGAGCTTGTCGAGGGTGCGAAGCGGCCAGCTGCAAGAATCGGATTGGACGGCCATCGCCGATGCGTGCGGCACGCTTGCAAACCTCGATTTGTACATCGACGACACGCCGGCGCTTTCGATTCTCGAGCTGCGTGCGAAAGCGCGCCGCGAGCTGCGCGATAAGAAACAGGGTATGATCATCGTTGACTACCTGCAGCTCATGCAGCCGCCCCAAACGCGCCGCGACGGCAACCGCGCCGTCGAAGTCGGCGAGATATCGCGAGGTCTCAAGGTGCTCGCGAAGGAAATGGACATGCCCGTGGTGGCGCTTTCTCAGCTGTCCCGTGCCGTCGAGATGCGCGGTAAAAAGCGCCCGATGCTTTCGGACCTTCGTGAATCGGGTTCCATCGAACAGGACGCCGACATCGTCGCCTTCATCGACCGAAGCATGGACGAGATCGAAGCGGAAAGCGACGATCGGCCCGATTTGGGTACTGCAGAGCTCATCGTGGCGAAGCATCGTAACGGTCCCACGCGCGATATCCCGCTCGCATTTAACCCCGAGTTTACGAAATTCATGAACTTTGTCGACGATTCGCGCGCGGCTGGCTACGCGTAG